In Sylvia atricapilla isolate bSylAtr1 unplaced genomic scaffold, bSylAtr1.pri scaffold_68_arrow_ctg1, whole genome shotgun sequence, a genomic segment contains:
- the LOC136374987 gene encoding zinc finger protein 154-like: MAEEEAVRKRKMAQEPQADKGVRMEPREDKSLQQNLMEEAVLSCLMPQESNGGKAQEITHKKEGLQTQVHTWEWPNEYRECGKRQRHGSHFLYHQQVHVGGQPFKCWDCGKSFSDNSHLLWHQKVHTGERPYNCGECGKSFRDSSGLITHSRVHTGERPYTCLECGKSFSVRSNLISHQKIHTGEWPYECSKCGKKARSSSDLLKHQRTHTGERPFRCPDCGKGFTRNFSLLTHRCIHTQERPFECPECRKSFPRSSHLTRHQRSHQLGPTCDGPDCRKKTTS, from the exons ACAAGGGAGTGAGGATGGAGCCCAGGGAGGACAAATCCCTGCAGCAGAACCTCATGGAAGAGGCCGTTTTGAGCTGCTTAATGCCACAGGAATCCAACGGAGGAAAAGCCCAGGAGATCACGCATAAAAAGGAGGGGCTGCAAACCCAG GTGCACACGTGGGAATGGCCCAACGAGTATCgggagtgtgggaagaggcAGAGACATGGCTCCCACTTCCTCTACCATCAGCAGGTGCACGTAGGGGGACAGCCCTTTAAGTGCTGGGAttgtgggaagagcttcagcgACAATTCCCACCTGCTCTGGCACCAGAAGGTCCACACTGGGGAACGGCCCTACAACtgtggggaatgtgggaagagctttagAGACAGCTCTGGCCTCATCACCCACTCGCGCGTGCACACTGGGGAACGGCCCTACACATGTTTGGAATGTGGGAAAAGCTTCAGCGTTCGGTCCAATCTGATCTCCCACCAGAAGATCCACACTGGGGAATGGCCCTACGAGTGTTCCAAGTGTGGGAAAAAGGCTCGGAGCAGTTCGGATCTCCTCAAGCACCAGCGCACACACACAGGGGAGAGGCCCTTCCGCTGCCCCGACTGCGGGAAGGGCTTCACCCGCAACTTCAGCCTCCTCACCCACCGATGCATCCACACCCAGGAGAGGCCCTTCGAGTGTCCGGAGTGTAGGAAGAGCTTCCCCAGGAGCTCTCACTTGACCAGACACCAACGCAGCCACCAGTTGGGGCCCACCTGTGATGGCCCTgactgcaggaagaaaacaaccaGTTAG